In Campylobacter sp. RM16187, the DNA window GACTCGCAAGCCTTTGCAAATCCCAAAAAACAGGCTAAACACCCTAAAACAATCACAAAATATCGCATATTCTCTCCTTATTCGAAAATATCCTTATGCAAAATTTCTTCCAAAACCACAGTCGCATAAGAGCCCTTTTGCAAAGTAAAATTTATGCCAAAATGCGCTTTTTCAGGATTGTATTTATATTGAACATTTTCAAGATAGCTCCAAGCAAAACGCCTGCTTCCGCTCATTTTTGCTTCAAATTCACTTGCCTTGCTAAAGATCTCATCCTCTATCTTTTTAGCAAGCCCCTCGCTTTTATACGCCCTACTTCCTACGATAAGCCCGCAGCTGGTTCTATCTTTGAGATTAAATTTCTCAACCTCGCTTTGCAAATCCTCACACAAAAAATACTTGCCAAAAGGATAATGCCCCAAAACTTCGCCACGAATTAGCTTAAAAAACTGTTTTTGACTCTTTAACTCTCCTATCTCGTCCGCACTCATAAATTTATAAATTTCACCCAACTCTTTTGCGCTAAATTCATCTGCAAATCGCGAAATTTCGATACGCTTACTAAGCCAGCGGTTAAAAAGATCGCTTTGATAAGCGGAGATTAAAAACTCGCTCATTTTTGGATTTTTAAGCTTTTTGCCGTTTAGAGTTCCGTGCTTTAAAATTTCAAATCCACTAGCTGCATTATCGCCAAATTTGCCAAACCTCTGATAGCCAAAATAGTTCGGATATCCGATCTCATCTAGCTTCTTAATAGCCTGCTCTAGCTTAAGAGCATCGGTTGCAAGGACCTTTTTAAGACGGATAAAAAAACTATTGCCCTTTAAATGACCTATTCTTAGCTTATTGTTATGAGCGTTCATGTTTAGAATTTTCATTTTATCGTGGCTAAAATTTGCCAAATTCGCCTCAAATTTACGCGGCATAGAGATAAATTGAGTAGTCATTCCCTTCCTATCCTTAAGCCCCGCATAGCCAAATTCTCTTATCTTAACGCCCGTAAAGTCGCTTAAAGCCTTTAGAGCTTCTTGTGTCGTCATATCTTTTTTGGAAATTTCAACGATAAGATGCTCGCCGTCTCCGCTAAATTCGTAAAGCGGTATTTCACGCACTACAAAATCATCCGAATTCTTGCTGAAATAAGCATTTATAGGAGTGTGAGCGAGTGCGTATAAGGGCTTAAAAGTGGTGTTGTCTTGCATGGGTTTTGTGTCTTCCTTTTGTGATTTTTCCAAAAATATTTATTTTTACGCGAGCTTTTTTGGCTTCGTTTTTGATCCTGTGCAGATTTTTTTTGCTAAACGTAAAAAGCACTTCGTACTCTTCGCCGCTTAGCATTTGATTTTTAGGGATTTGCTTGATAAATTTTACCGCACAACCGCTTGACTTGCAAAGCTTAATCAAATCCGCACCAAGCCCGTCACTAATATCCATAGCGGAATTTATAAACCTGCTAGCCGAATAAAAGAATTTATCCCTTAAAATCGGTCTTTTAAAGCGAGAATTTCTACTTACCGCTCCGCCGTTCATCAAGGCCTTTAGTCCCTTTAAGCTTCCTCCAAGCCTTCCCGTAAATGCTATAAAATCGCCTTTTTTGGCACCATTTCTAAAGATAGGCTTATCGTAAATTCTTGAAACAACGGTTACGCTTATAAAGATCTTATCGCTACTTATCGTATCGCCGCCTATTATCGTTAATCCAAACTCATCGCACGCCTTTTGGATACCTGATTTAAGCAAAGAAATTTCAGCGGGCTTTATCTCCTTAGGAAGTCCAATCCCCAAAAGCGCGTATTTAGGAACCGCATTCATAACGATAGCGTCTGAGATATTTACGATCATCGCCTTGCAAGAAACCTCATCAAGGCTAAGCCAAGATCTCTTAAAGTGCGTATTTTCGTAAAACAGATCCTTGCTATAGACCCATTTTCCCGCAACCGCACCGTCATCACCTATAAATGAGTTGCTAAATTTATTGATTATCAGCTGTTCTTTATCCATACCACATTTTATAAAATTTGACGTTAAAAACTACTTCAAACGTTAGTTAAGCTAAAATTTTATAAACTACTCTTAAAAGGACGGCAGATGCTTGAAGTGAGAATTTTTAGATTTAACGCCAAAAACGATGTGTTAAGATACTACAAACCATATTTTTTTGAAAACTACAACTTTAAAAACTTACAAGATTTACTAGAGGATATTAAAAAAAACGATCCGTATTTTGATTTTGAAGGGGTTAAATTTGTAAAGATAAACGGCGTGGTAGTTAGCCTAGATACTAGCTTTGATCTAATCTTAAACCGTTTTAAGAGCACTCTTATCATAGAGCCTTTAAGCACAAAAAGAGCGGTAAAAGATCTCATCATAAACGACGATGACTTTATGGGGAAAATCAAGCTGTTTAGTAAATTTTATACAAAAGAGGATGCTAAATTTTACGAGAGTCTAAAGCCATATTTTTATGCAGGATTTATGAGTGAATTTGAGCCAAATTTCATCGGCTCAAGCACGATAATATTTGCTAAATTTCTATGCGAAAAATATCCTGATAAAAAAGATAAAATTTTAGCCGTCGTAAGCGATAGGAAATTTGGCGTATGGATAGCGGGAGATTTAAAAGAGTGGATATCTTGGAGTGATGAAATTTACAAAGGGGCTTTAGAATTCATAAAATCAAATTTAAAAGAGCCCGAAAGAAAACTGCCTGCTCTGAGCGCTGAAATGAAAATAGAAAAACTAAATTTCAAACATGATTTTAAGGATTTTATAATCGCAAGCTACGGTGAAATTTCGGACGATATAAGAAGTCTAAAGGCGAAATTCATCAGCACCGATAGCCAAAAATTGCCTTGTGGATTTGAGTTGATCGGACTAAATGACGAACTTGCTTTTAAACTTGCCGGCAAAATTTTATTTGACGCGTTTGATAGCGGGGCTGATTTTTTACTGGTTGATAACGAGCAAACCTTTTATATGTTTGATACGCTTTCAAACAAACTGCAAAAATCAATCGGCAGAAGCTTAGAAAAATTTTATATCCTACGCACAGCCGAGCTTGTAAGCCTAGCAAACGGCGAAATTCCAACAAGCATAAAAAATCATAAGCTAAAAGTGAGATTAGTATAAATTTAAAATCATAGTTTTATACAAGTCGCTTTTCGTAACATTATCACTGACAAATTCCAAGCATGTTAGTATCATAAACAAAAAGGATTAGCGATGAATAGACGAAATTTCTTCAAATTTAGCGCTGTTTCTGCGATTGGAGCGACTGTCGCCGAGGCTAAAGCCTTGAGTGATAAACAAATAGCCAGCATAATTGATATAGATCTTTGCGACAGTTGCGCGCATGAGACTATGCCGCTATGTGTAAAGGCATGCAAGATCAAAAACGAGCCTATATTTCCCGTTCCAAAAGAGCCGATCATGGACTACTGGCCTCAAACTAAGCATGAGGACTACTCAAAACAAAAGAATAATATCTCAAGGCTTACTCCATATAACTTCACATATATAGAAAAGCTTGAAGTAGACGGCAAAACGCTTCATATCCCTAGACGCTGTATGCACTGCGATCATCCTCCCTGTCAAAAAATATGCCCTTTTGGCGTTATAAGTAAGAGTAAAGAGGGTGCAGTGGATATAGACAAAGAATTTTGCGTAGGCGGTGCAAAGTGTAGAGATGCTTGTCCGTGGGGAGTACCTCAAAGGCAAGCGGGAGTGGGAATATATTTAAAAGTTATGCCAAAATTAGCAGGCGGTGGAGTTATGTTTAAGTGCGATATGTGCAAGGATCTGCTAGAACAGAACAAAAAACCGTCATGTGAGGTCGCCTGTCCTAAAAGCGCTATAAAATTTGGAAAACGAGATGAAATTTTCGCCATTGCAAACGAGATGAAAAAAACTCGCTTTATATACGGCATGGACGAAAATGGTGGCACATCAACCATCTATGTAAGCTCTATTGATTTTAATAAAATTGATAGTGCGATATCCAAAAAATATGAGAACAAGCCAAAAATGGGAATAATGGATATGAAAAATCATCCAAATCCTATGGAAAAATCGCAATTTCTAGCAGCTGCGACTCTAGTAACTCCTCTTGCCGCGATAGGTGCTGCAAGTATAGCTGTCATTAAGAGTATAAAGGATAAAAAATGATATCAAATACTAATGAAACAAAACAGAAAATAAAAAGACAAAGCCTGCAAAACCGCGTTATCCATTGGGGCATAGCTATAAGTATATTTGGACTGATAGTGACTGGAATTTTACAAATGCCGGTAGCAAAAAGATACAACATAACCAAAATTTTTGAGTGGAGCGGGGAGTATTATTTCACACTAAGCCTACACTATATATTCTCAATGGCGCTTATATTTTTTGCTTTTTATCACGTTATATATCATGCGATGAAGCGCGAATTTGATATATTTCCGAGAAGAGGAGATATCAAAAACAGCTTTCTTGTGATTAAAGCGATGATTATGGGTTCAGATGAGCCTGCAAGCGATAAGTATCTACCTGAACAGCGCATAGCATATCTTGGCGGAGTGCTTATAATAGCGCTTTTAATAGTTACAGGTATGATAAAATCGTATAAAAATATACTTGGATTTGATATCTCAAACGATCTTTACCTATGGGCAGCACTGCTTCACAATTTAGGGCTAATTTTAATAATTTTATTTATAATAGCTCATCTATTGGCTTTCGTTCCAAAAGCCAATCGCCCGCTTTTAAGCGGTATGTTTAGCGGTAAAATTGATGCAAAATACGCCAAACACAGACATAGCTTGTGGAAAGACATCAAAGACGAGTCTAATTTTTCTTAGACACTCGACTTTTGTTTTGCCAAATTCGCATACCTAATGCCAAATTTAGCAAATTCCTTTGCAAAAAATTGATTCAAATCCCTTAGGCTATCGTCATTCATTTCAATTAGCTTAAGGCGGTTTTTCTTGTAAATTTTAATCTTCTTTTTCTTGCGCTTAAGATAAGCGGGCGTTTCAAGCCCCCAAAATTCGATATAAACATCATAATCAACCAGATAAAAATCGCTAATCACTCGCTGATTTGTATTGGCCTTTTTCTCGTAGATAAATTTCACTCCACGATAAAAGAGCCAGTTTGCTATTATAAGCTCCGCCCTACTCTTTACCATGTCGCCACTATCGCTTTTATAGCGAGTTTGCTTGATCTTTGTTTTTCGCGAAAGCCTTATTAAAAGAGCTATCAGGATTAAAACAAGTATTAAGATAACGATAGTTTTTAAGTCTATTTGCAAAAGATCTCTTTAAATTTAAACACCGAATTTAAGCTCCAAGATATTTGCGCCTGATCTCATCGTTGCCTACCATATCTTTTGCAACGCCTTGCATAGCGATCTTGCCGTTTTCAAGCACATATGCGTAGTCGCTTATCTTAAGTGCTGCAAAGGCGTTTTGCTCGACTAAAAGTATAGTTATGCCCTCCTCTTTTAGCCTAACTATAGTATTAAAGACCTCTCCTACTATCTTTGGAGCAAGTCCAAGGCTAGGTTCATCAAGCATAAGTAGCTTAGGCTCGCTCATTAGCGCACGTGAGATGGCCAGCATCTGCGCCTCTCCACCGCTTAAAGTGCCTGCAAGTTGCTGCTTTTTATCAGCCAGACGAGGAAATAGTCTATACATTTGAGAGCGTAAGTGCTCGTAGTTTTCGTCGTTATTAAAAGCGCCCATACGCAAATTTTCATCAACCGTCAAATTTATAAACACCCTCCTGCCCTCAGGAACCAGCGCTATGCCGTGCCTAACAAGAGTATGAGTCTTGTGCCTTCTTGTATCATAACCCAAGAAATTTATCTCGCCTGTCTTTTTAACGCTGTTTAAAAGCGCGTTTAAGGTAGAGGTTTTACCCGCACCGTTTGAGCCGATAAGAGAGACGATATCGCCCGTTTTAACCTCAAAATCTATCCCCTTAACAGCTTCTATAAGTCCGTAATAAACGTGCAAATCTTTAACGCTAATCATTGAATAAAATCTCCCAAATAAGCAGATACGACCTTTTCGTTACGCACGGCATCGCTTGGCTTACCCTCAAAAATTACCTTACCGTAATCAAGCACCAAAACGCGCTCGCAAAGGCGATTTACAAATTTCATATCATGCTCTATAAGCAAAATGCTAAGTTTGTATTTTTCCCTAAGCATAAAGATAAGCTCGGCAAGATCTTCGGTCTCTATAGGATTCATACCCGCTGCAGGCTCATCCAGAAGCAAGAGCTTGGGATTTGTCGCCATAGCTCTAGCTATCTCGACTTTCCTTTGAACCCCGTAACTTAAACTTGTAGCAGGCTCGTTAGCATAAACGCTTAAATTTAGCTCATTAAGTATATCCATGGCTTTTTCGCGTGCAATTCGCTCCTCTTTATGAAAGCGTCCCATGTGCAAAATACTCTCGATAAAGCTATATTTTATATGTCCGTCAAGTCCGATTAAGACGTTTTCAAGCACGCTCATAGAGCTAAAAAGGCGAATATTTTGAAATGTCCTTGCTATGCCGTGCCTAACGATAACGTTTGGCTTTTTGCCGTTTAGCGTAACGCCGTTAAATTTAACCTCTCCGCCGCTTGGTTCGTAATTGCCCGTGATGATGTTAAATATAGTCGTTTTACCCGCACCGTTTGGACCTATAAGACCAAAAATTTCACTTTCCTTTACTTGAAAGCTTGTGTCGTTTATAGCAGTTACTCCGCCAAATTTCTTGCTGATATTTTTTAGCTCTAAAATCATCGCTTAAGCCTTTTGATAGCCGATCTAGCTACATCCGTTAGCTCTCTTTTGCCAAAAATTCCCTCTCTTGCAAACAGCATAACAAGTATAAGTATGACCGAAAACACAATCATTCTAAGACCTGGCATCGCATCAAATGTATGACCAAACATGCTTATCGGCTCATCTAAAAATCTAAGCCACTCTCCGCCTCCTATCACCAAGATAGTGCCTAAAATAGCTCCAGTCATAGAGCCAAGTCCGCCAAGAACGATGATAATGAGCAGCTGGAAAGTTAGATAAAAATCAAACTCATTCGGAACAATAGAAGCAAATGAGCACGCCCAAAGCCCTCCGCCGACACCTTCTAAAAAGGCCGAGGTGCTAAAAGCTGTGGTCTTAACGGCAAATGTATTTACACCCATAGCAAGTGCCGCATCCTCGTCATCTCTTACGGCTTTCATCGCGCGACCGAATTTTGAATAAACTATATTTAGCACCATAATAACGCTAATAATAGCAATCCCGCCCGTATAATAA includes these proteins:
- a CDS encoding 4Fe-4S dicluster domain-containing protein, with protein sequence MNRRNFFKFSAVSAIGATVAEAKALSDKQIASIIDIDLCDSCAHETMPLCVKACKIKNEPIFPVPKEPIMDYWPQTKHEDYSKQKNNISRLTPYNFTYIEKLEVDGKTLHIPRRCMHCDHPPCQKICPFGVISKSKEGAVDIDKEFCVGGAKCRDACPWGVPQRQAGVGIYLKVMPKLAGGGVMFKCDMCKDLLEQNKKPSCEVACPKSAIKFGKRDEIFAIANEMKKTRFIYGMDENGGTSTIYVSSIDFNKIDSAISKKYENKPKMGIMDMKNHPNPMEKSQFLAAATLVTPLAAIGAASIAVIKSIKDKK
- a CDS encoding HdrB C-terminal domain-containing protein — its product is MLEVRIFRFNAKNDVLRYYKPYFFENYNFKNLQDLLEDIKKNDPYFDFEGVKFVKINGVVVSLDTSFDLILNRFKSTLIIEPLSTKRAVKDLIINDDDFMGKIKLFSKFYTKEDAKFYESLKPYFYAGFMSEFEPNFIGSSTIIFAKFLCEKYPDKKDKILAVVSDRKFGVWIAGDLKEWISWSDEIYKGALEFIKSNLKEPERKLPALSAEMKIEKLNFKHDFKDFIIASYGEISDDIRSLKAKFISTDSQKLPCGFELIGLNDELAFKLAGKILFDAFDSGADFLLVDNEQTFYMFDTLSNKLQKSIGRSLEKFYILRTAELVSLANGEIPTSIKNHKLKVRLV
- a CDS encoding ABC transporter ATP-binding protein — its product is MILELKNISKKFGGVTAINDTSFQVKESEIFGLIGPNGAGKTTIFNIITGNYEPSGGEVKFNGVTLNGKKPNVIVRHGIARTFQNIRLFSSMSVLENVLIGLDGHIKYSFIESILHMGRFHKEERIAREKAMDILNELNLSVYANEPATSLSYGVQRKVEIARAMATNPKLLLLDEPAAGMNPIETEDLAELIFMLREKYKLSILLIEHDMKFVNRLCERVLVLDYGKVIFEGKPSDAVRNEKVVSAYLGDFIQ
- a CDS encoding ABC transporter ATP-binding protein, whose product is MISVKDLHVYYGLIEAVKGIDFEVKTGDIVSLIGSNGAGKTSTLNALLNSVKKTGEINFLGYDTRRHKTHTLVRHGIALVPEGRRVFINLTVDENLRMGAFNNDENYEHLRSQMYRLFPRLADKKQQLAGTLSGGEAQMLAISRALMSEPKLLMLDEPSLGLAPKIVGEVFNTIVRLKEEGITILLVEQNAFAALKISDYAYVLENGKIAMQGVAKDMVGNDEIRRKYLGA
- a CDS encoding thiamine-phosphate kinase, with protein sequence MDKEQLIINKFSNSFIGDDGAVAGKWVYSKDLFYENTHFKRSWLSLDEVSCKAMIVNISDAIVMNAVPKYALLGIGLPKEIKPAEISLLKSGIQKACDEFGLTIIGGDTISSDKIFISVTVVSRIYDKPIFRNGAKKGDFIAFTGRLGGSLKGLKALMNGGAVSRNSRFKRPILRDKFFYSASRFINSAMDISDGLGADLIKLCKSSGCAVKFIKQIPKNQMLSGEEYEVLFTFSKKNLHRIKNEAKKARVKINIFGKITKGRHKTHARQHHF
- a CDS encoding helicase IV produces the protein MQIDLKTIVILILVLILIALLIRLSRKTKIKQTRYKSDSGDMVKSRAELIIANWLFYRGVKFIYEKKANTNQRVISDFYLVDYDVYIEFWGLETPAYLKRKKKKIKIYKKNRLKLIEMNDDSLRDLNQFFAKEFAKFGIRYANLAKQKSSV
- a CDS encoding branched-chain amino acid ABC transporter permease, coding for MRVPKITHIIFFALAVGFLVASHYIFDDYSLRVLNNIAIFIILAVSYNLINGVTGQFSLEPNGFVAVGAYVAALILLDADAKNYQFDLESPAAFVLWLHSSNFLLALLAAGVCATILALVLSFPVFRVRGDYLAIVTLGFGFIIKILAINYPSITNGSLGLSSIPQHATLYYTGGIAIISVIMVLNIVYSKFGRAMKAVRDDEDAALAMGVNTFAVKTTAFSTSAFLEGVGGGLWACSFASIVPNEFDFYLTFQLLIIIVLGGLGSMTGAILGTILVIGGGEWLRFLDEPISMFGHTFDAMPGLRMIVFSVILILVMLFAREGIFGKRELTDVARSAIKRLKR
- the truD gene encoding tRNA pseudouridine(13) synthase TruD; this encodes MQDNTTFKPLYALAHTPINAYFSKNSDDFVVREIPLYEFSGDGEHLIVEISKKDMTTQEALKALSDFTGVKIREFGYAGLKDRKGMTTQFISMPRKFEANLANFSHDKMKILNMNAHNNKLRIGHLKGNSFFIRLKKVLATDALKLEQAIKKLDEIGYPNYFGYQRFGKFGDNAASGFEILKHGTLNGKKLKNPKMSEFLISAYQSDLFNRWLSKRIEISRFADEFSAKELGEIYKFMSADEIGELKSQKQFFKLIRGEVLGHYPFGKYFLCEDLQSEVEKFNLKDRTSCGLIVGSRAYKSEGLAKKIEDEIFSKASEFEAKMSGSRRFAWSYLENVQYKYNPEKAHFGINFTLQKGSYATVVLEEILHKDIFE
- a CDS encoding cytochrome b/b6 domain-containing protein codes for the protein MISNTNETKQKIKRQSLQNRVIHWGIAISIFGLIVTGILQMPVAKRYNITKIFEWSGEYYFTLSLHYIFSMALIFFAFYHVIYHAMKREFDIFPRRGDIKNSFLVIKAMIMGSDEPASDKYLPEQRIAYLGGVLIIALLIVTGMIKSYKNILGFDISNDLYLWAALLHNLGLILIILFIIAHLLAFVPKANRPLLSGMFSGKIDAKYAKHRHSLWKDIKDESNFS